The nucleotide sequence TTTTTACATGCCCATAAAATTTTTCCATATCGTAAACGGGGGCGCCAATATCTTTTTTCCAGCTTTCCATTTTCAACTTCAACTCCTGTACCTTTTCAGGAAATTTATTAGCTAGGTTGTTTTTTTCCGAAGGGTCGTCCTTTAAATTGTACAACTCAAAGTGTTGCTTATAACCATCCGGCATTTGAAAATACTCGTGCAGCTTCCAATCGCCACTGACTATGGTCTCAAAACACCTCTTATTATCGGCTATAGGAATTCTATAATGGATCAACGAAAGGTATTTGAGCCAGTGAAGGTCCCTTTCCTCGAGTTTTTCCTTTGGATTTTTCAACAAGGGGCTAAAGTCCCTTCCATCTATATCATGTAAATCAGGATTTGCTCCGGCCATAGAGAGAAAGGTCGGATAATAATCAAACCCTATGATCCGTTCATGGCTTACCGTATTCACCTGTGTAACGCCCGGCCATTTGACCAAAAGGGGCACTCGGGTACCTCCTTCGTAAGAAGAACCTTTGCCGTCCCGCAATGGAAAGTTATCGGTAATACCGTGCAATATTTCCCCACCATTATCACTGGTAAACACGATAATGGTGTTATCGATTATTCCTTTTTCTTCCAAGGCCTTAAGAATAGCACCTACGGCGTCATCTAAGTGTTCGACCAAGCCGGCATAGGTAGGGTTCTTCTGTCTGGCATCGGGACCGATCAACCTTTTATACTTTTCCACTTTTTCAGGTATGGCGGTTATGGGCGTGTGAACGGCATAAAATGACATGTTCAGGAAGAAGGGTTTCTCATCTGTGGAATGAATAAATTTCACAGCCTCTTCCGCAAGGGCATCGGTTAAAAAATCGCCTGGTTTCCTATCTTCCAAATCCGGGATTTTTGAAGCCACCCTTTGTTTTTCATTGTTCGACTCAAAAGGATACATGTAACTCCCTGGGCAACAAAACTCATTAGATGCAATATCCACATCGAATCCTCGCGTACCTGGATTATTCTCACCTTTGCCGATATGCCATTTTCCAATATGCGCGGTAGTATACCCCTCTTTCTTCAAGGCCTCGCCAATTGTCGTTTCCGTCATGGGCAAACCATTATCATTGGGCCCCGGATGGGCAACCCCACCAAGTTTGCCATGGCTTACGGCCCCCAGTCGTGCCGGGTACTTTCCCGTCATTATAGACATGCGGCTCGGCGCACAGGTCGGATGCGAGGAATATGCCCGATCAAAATAGACGCTTTCCTTGGCCAACTTATCCAAATTGGGTGTCAGATGGGTATCGCTTCCGGTAAAACCTAAATCGGCAAAACCTAAATCATCGGCAAAGATGAAAACGATGTTGGGTTGCCGCGGACTGTGTTTTTCTTCGTGCAATACCGTTTCTTTTGAAGCCGTATTTTTACATGAGCCGAAACAAACCGCAATTAGTAAAGTGAAGTAAAAAATTCTTCCATTCATGGTGTTATATTTTAATTATTTATCGTCTGTCCTATATTCTTGACCAAGCCCACATCATCAAAATAAACCGTGGCCTGAGAGCCTGTATTTAGCAATGAAACGGTAAAGGGTTTTGGTCTGTCATCGGTCTTAAATTCAATACTTAAAAATTCCCATTCGGAGGTAAGTGAAGTTTGACCTGACATTTTGGAATCCTTGCTTTCAATACGTAATTCACCCTTAGCACCAGAGTCGGGAGCCTTGACCCAGACCGACATGGTATAATTCGTATTGGATTCAAGGTTTTCTATGGTTTGTTGAATGCCGTTATTTTTTTTATGGATCGCAACAGAATGCGATTGCATTCGAGTTTTCGCCGTTTCAATTCCCCATGAATCCTCTTGAATGATTTGCACTGCCTCCCCTGTTTTATGCCAAGCGTTCAAACCTTGCTCAAAGGTGCCGTTGGTAACCAAGTTCATAAAATCGGTCTTAAAGGCTTCGAATTCAGGTTTTGGCGGAGCATCAAAATTATGCCCGGCACGCCATGCTTCCTTACCATATTCGAATGCACCAAGATCAGGAGCTTGTCCTTCAAAGCTATCTGTTATGGATTTCAATATTACCCCTTTGTCAATAGCCGGAGATGTCGCGCTAAGCTCAAAATTTTGAGATTGGGGATCCACTAATCGCGCTTCAATATCCTTGAAAAGATTATGGGTAGTTACTACGTTTTCCGAGACATGGTATGAACCTGTGAAAATATTGTTGATTACGACATCACCGTACATATCCTCTTTAAAGTTCCTTCCCCAATACCCTAGTCCGTATTTATTATAAAGCGTATTATTGAATATAAGGTTATAGTTTCCCGGAGTATTAAGGCGTATGCCATCATAGGCCCCAATACTCAAAAAGCCCGGTGGTGCCTCGGTGAGTATATATTCCCAACCACAGTTCCACACCACGTTATGATGAATGGTATAATTACTGGTACTATTGTCTAAATAAATACCAATGCCATAGACGTTGTGCACTTTATTATGGTGAATGACCGTACCGGCCCCATCATTGTTGGCCACATAAAAACCGCCGATATCATGCCGAATGAGGCCTGCATCACTAACACTGTTGTACTGGAAGCGCATATTTTTTCCTCCCGGCCCAATACATCCGCCACCTGCACGGGCAACCGTATTGTGACTTATCAAATGGCCGCTACCAGAGGTGTTCAACAGTTGGTCCCATGTGCCGGTGTAATTTCCATCGTGGATATAGCTGTTCACGACCTTATTATTACTTCCCGTAATGTTAACCAAGGCCTTCGGGCTATATGCAAATTCACAACTGTTGATTTCGTTATGCTTACCCGATAAATTGATGCCCGGTTCAACATAGAACCCTTTTACGTTTTCTATGAGGCAATGCTGCGTAAGCGCATCAGAAGTTATTCCCGCACCAAAAATGTCAAGATTGGCGATTTCGACATAAGAGCTCCCCGACAGATCAATTGCATTGTTTCTCGTCTTTATTTCGAGACTTAATTCAGATGAGGCTTCATGCTCTTCTAAATAAAAAAAGAGCTTTCCCTTTTGG is from Zobellia galactanivorans and encodes:
- a CDS encoding sulfatase, giving the protein MNGRIFYFTLLIAVCFGSCKNTASKETVLHEEKHSPRQPNIVFIFADDLGFADLGFTGSDTHLTPNLDKLAKESVYFDRAYSSHPTCAPSRMSIMTGKYPARLGAVSHGKLGGVAHPGPNDNGLPMTETTIGEALKKEGYTTAHIGKWHIGKGENNPGTRGFDVDIASNEFCCPGSYMYPFESNNEKQRVASKIPDLEDRKPGDFLTDALAEEAVKFIHSTDEKPFFLNMSFYAVHTPITAIPEKVEKYKRLIGPDARQKNPTYAGLVEHLDDAVGAILKALEEKGIIDNTIIVFTSDNGGEILHGITDNFPLRDGKGSSYEGGTRVPLLVKWPGVTQVNTVSHERIIGFDYYPTFLSMAGANPDLHDIDGRDFSPLLKNPKEKLEERDLHWLKYLSLIHYRIPIADNKRCFETIVSGDWKLHEYFQMPDGYKQHFELYNLKDDPSEKNNLANKFPEKVQELKLKMESWKKDIGAPVYDMEKFYGHVKI
- a CDS encoding carbohydrate binding domain-containing protein, coding for MGVQTVHMVRSEKSTDRLLVIALFLLTFSLQFSVYALEEKRVDKVYYVSKKGNDNWSGKRPKPNSNGSDGPFLTIKKALEVMKDGGICYIRKGTYRETVFPNFVGEPSRKLRLVGYKNEKVIINGCSVMDKGWTKISEHIFSVPLEKTSEDLIVFHNENWTPEARWPNYSGDLLKPNFAKVDGGTALSLQNTDLPKNIDLKGATLYGFFGKEWALQTFVVSGYKPNEQRISFPEAKRRQNYYGGTSGWDKNYAPRKGNRFYISGHYDLLDTDGEWYYDPQKGKLFFYLEEHEASSELSLEIKTRNNAIDLSGSSYVEIANLDIFGAGITSDALTQHCLIENVKGFYVEPGINLSGKHNEINSCEFAYSPKALVNITGSNNKVVNSYIHDGNYTGTWDQLLNTSGSGHLISHNTVARAGGGCIGPGGKNMRFQYNSVSDAGLIRHDIGGFYVANNDGAGTVIHHNKVHNVYGIGIYLDNSTSNYTIHHNVVWNCGWEYILTEAPPGFLSIGAYDGIRLNTPGNYNLIFNNTLYNKYGLGYWGRNFKEDMYGDVVINNIFTGSYHVSENVVTTHNLFKDIEARLVDPQSQNFELSATSPAIDKGVILKSITDSFEGQAPDLGAFEYGKEAWRAGHNFDAPPKPEFEAFKTDFMNLVTNGTFEQGLNAWHKTGEAVQIIQEDSWGIETAKTRMQSHSVAIHKKNNGIQQTIENLESNTNYTMSVWVKAPDSGAKGELRIESKDSKMSGQTSLTSEWEFLSIEFKTDDRPKPFTVSLLNTGSQATVYFDDVGLVKNIGQTINN